In the genome of Fulvivirga maritima, one region contains:
- a CDS encoding PhoX family protein, with the protein MKLKNYYLALGTLACLGALSNCKDEITEVTEVINNDTTIVMNNDTTIIYSNVDELTPLESSHTPASILKVWEDFSDIELSVVLSSEDTLPSSPSFVYGSMADGAGLIAENDGTFTLINNIEADYSIARILLNSDLKPVIGEYILNSTATGGTAQCSGNLVMPATHGFGPLYLSGGEWDGNSQGVFATDPYKRTSDASAAWILTALGQWNTENAVVLGKDAYADKTVVLIGDDESNNSVPSGQLGMYVGNRGDLAGGKLYGLKVTDSEVEYEMDMEEGQEYNIEFVELEQKGLDLLDTEAKNKGVMGFSRLEDIDWRKGSAANEREVYFAVTGRDKPDLIGKGSRTGRVYKLVLNDTDPTAAGTITCVLDGDKGITDPNAVAAAFHSPDNILTTENYVYIQEDPNGIQGIKEAANHYPYLYQYNINTGELKVVLECDQVTAASLGYGNTSSIWELTGMIDITDEVNNGENTFLIMTQNHGWERANGLPFTDPTAVQNLNGSRKEGSVLFKIVGLER; encoded by the coding sequence ATGAAACTAAAAAACTATTACCTGGCTTTGGGAACTCTCGCTTGCCTGGGTGCACTTTCAAACTGCAAAGATGAAATAACGGAAGTGACCGAAGTCATCAACAACGACACTACTATAGTGATGAATAATGACACTACTATTATTTATTCTAATGTAGATGAACTTACCCCTTTAGAAAGCTCCCACACCCCTGCTAGTATTTTAAAAGTTTGGGAAGATTTCAGCGACATAGAACTGAGTGTAGTATTAAGTTCTGAAGATACGCTTCCCAGCTCTCCGAGTTTTGTTTACGGTAGCATGGCCGATGGCGCTGGCTTAATTGCTGAAAATGATGGTACCTTCACCTTAATTAATAACATAGAAGCCGATTATTCTATAGCCAGAATATTGCTTAATAGTGATCTTAAACCCGTTATTGGAGAATACATCCTTAACAGCACTGCTACTGGCGGCACAGCCCAATGTTCAGGCAATCTGGTAATGCCTGCGACTCATGGCTTCGGACCGCTTTACCTATCTGGCGGTGAGTGGGATGGCAACTCTCAAGGGGTATTTGCTACTGATCCTTACAAGAGAACTTCAGATGCCAGTGCCGCTTGGATATTGACTGCCCTGGGGCAATGGAACACAGAAAATGCAGTAGTTCTTGGAAAAGATGCTTATGCCGATAAAACTGTAGTTCTCATTGGAGATGATGAAAGTAATAACTCTGTTCCTTCAGGTCAATTAGGTATGTATGTAGGTAACAGAGGAGATTTAGCAGGAGGTAAACTGTATGGATTGAAGGTTACTGACAGTGAAGTGGAATACGAAATGGATATGGAAGAAGGTCAGGAATATAATATTGAATTCGTAGAACTGGAACAAAAAGGATTAGATCTATTAGATACTGAAGCCAAAAATAAAGGTGTAATGGGCTTCTCCAGATTAGAAGATATAGACTGGAGAAAAGGATCTGCCGCTAATGAAAGAGAAGTATATTTTGCAGTAACAGGAAGAGACAAACCAGACCTTATAGGCAAGGGAAGCAGAACAGGACGTGTATACAAATTAGTATTGAATGATACTGATCCTACGGCTGCAGGTACCATCACATGTGTGCTAGATGGTGACAAAGGTATTACCGATCCTAATGCTGTAGCGGCTGCATTCCATAGCCCGGATAACATTCTTACAACAGAAAACTATGTTTACATCCAGGAAGATCCTAACGGCATACAAGGAATAAAAGAGGCCGCCAATCATTATCCATACCTATATCAATATAACATCAATACAGGCGAATTAAAAGTAGTTCTGGAATGCGATCAGGTTACAGCCGCCTCTTTAGGTTACGGAAACACCTCATCTATCTGGGAACTTACAGGTATGATTGACATAACCGATGAAGTAAATAACGGAGAAAACACCTTCCTGATTATGACCCAAAACCACGGTTGGGAAAGAGCTAACGGATTGCCTTTTACTGATCCTACCGCAGTACAAAATCTAAATGGATCACGCAAAGAAGGTAGCGTTCTATTCAAAATAGTAGGTCTGGAAAGGTAA
- a CDS encoding ABC-F family ATP-binding cassette domain-containing protein gives MLSINNLSYFIGGRALYEEASLHIKPKDKIGLIGLNGAGKSTLLRLLNGNYQPDGGDISKSNDCTIGFLNQDLLSYQTEDSILSVAMEAFEEAVQTQKAIDSILKKLETDYSDDLVEKLTKQQEKFERLEGYSMQAKAEEILEGIGFNTQDLQRPLKEFSGGWRMRVMLAKLLLEKPSLLMLDEPTNHLDLPSIEWVENYLRNYEGAVIVVSHDRQFLNNTINKVVEVTQQQLTVYEGDYDFYLEEKELRSEIQKNAFENQQQKIKQTERFIEKFRAKATKAKQVQSRVKALNRMDKVEDVIDTNAVVNFKFEFKQKSGRHVIRLDDISKSYGDLKILENTSAHIERGDKIALIGANGKGKSTVLRIIDGSEAVYGKREEGYNVLKGFYAQHQLESLHVNNDILEELKQAGTEKTELQLRQVLGCFLFTDEDVFKKIKVLSGGEKSRVALAKTLISEANFLLLDEPTNHLDFQSENILIQALQQYQGTFITVSHNRHFVNQVANKIWYIENHEIKVYPGTYQEYLYWREQNPVEATAAAPKPKAEKKEKPQPKKHTDEDQRKLQALQKELSRIEQEMEKLEKEINELETHMAEPDVYGNPDKLLEANTKYESKKSILDGLNEQWEEKAMEIDMLEE, from the coding sequence ATGTTATCAATAAACAACCTTTCTTATTTCATCGGAGGCAGAGCTCTCTACGAGGAAGCCTCACTTCACATCAAGCCAAAAGACAAAATAGGACTTATTGGTCTAAACGGAGCAGGCAAGTCCACTTTATTACGACTGCTAAATGGAAACTATCAGCCCGATGGCGGAGATATCAGCAAAAGTAATGACTGCACCATTGGCTTTTTAAATCAGGATCTTCTCTCTTACCAAACCGAAGATAGTATACTTTCTGTGGCCATGGAGGCTTTTGAAGAAGCCGTACAAACCCAAAAAGCCATTGATAGTATTCTGAAAAAGCTGGAAACAGACTACTCTGATGATTTGGTAGAAAAGCTCACCAAGCAACAGGAAAAGTTTGAAAGGTTGGAAGGTTATAGCATGCAGGCTAAGGCTGAAGAGATATTAGAAGGTATCGGCTTTAACACGCAGGATTTACAAAGGCCTCTTAAAGAATTTTCAGGAGGATGGCGCATGAGGGTGATGCTGGCTAAGTTACTATTAGAAAAACCATCCTTACTCATGCTGGATGAGCCTACTAACCACTTGGATTTACCTTCTATAGAATGGGTAGAAAACTACCTTAGAAATTATGAAGGAGCCGTTATAGTAGTTTCTCACGATAGGCAGTTCCTCAACAACACCATCAACAAGGTAGTAGAAGTGACCCAGCAACAGCTCACTGTTTACGAAGGAGATTATGACTTCTACCTGGAAGAAAAAGAGCTGAGAAGCGAAATTCAAAAAAATGCTTTTGAAAATCAGCAACAGAAAATAAAGCAAACCGAACGCTTTATTGAGAAGTTCCGAGCTAAAGCCACTAAAGCCAAACAGGTACAATCTCGCGTGAAAGCACTTAACCGTATGGATAAGGTGGAAGATGTTATTGATACTAACGCGGTGGTGAATTTCAAATTTGAGTTCAAACAAAAATCTGGCAGACATGTAATTCGCCTTGACGATATAAGCAAATCATACGGAGATCTAAAAATATTAGAAAATACCTCGGCACATATAGAGCGGGGTGATAAAATTGCGCTTATTGGAGCCAATGGAAAGGGTAAGTCTACCGTATTAAGAATTATAGATGGATCAGAAGCTGTTTACGGTAAAAGAGAAGAAGGCTATAATGTACTTAAAGGCTTTTACGCTCAGCATCAGCTGGAATCATTGCACGTAAACAATGACATTCTGGAGGAACTAAAGCAAGCCGGCACAGAGAAAACAGAACTACAATTAAGGCAAGTTCTCGGTTGCTTCCTATTTACTGATGAAGATGTATTTAAGAAAATCAAAGTACTCTCTGGAGGAGAAAAATCAAGGGTAGCATTAGCCAAAACACTTATCTCCGAAGCCAACTTCTTATTACTTGATGAGCCTACCAACCACTTAGATTTTCAGTCAGAGAACATTTTAATACAAGCCTTACAGCAATATCAAGGTACATTTATCACTGTTTCTCACAACAGACACTTCGTAAATCAGGTAGCCAATAAAATTTGGTATATAGAAAACCATGAAATAAAAGTGTATCCAGGCACATATCAGGAATATTTATACTGGAGAGAGCAAAATCCTGTAGAAGCAACTGCTGCTGCACCTAAGCCAAAGGCAGAGAAGAAAGAAAAGCCTCAGCCTAAAAAACATACTGATGAAGATCAAAGAAAGCTACAGGCACTTCAAAAAGAACTGAGCCGTATAGAACAGGAAATGGAAAAGCTGGAGAAAGAAATTAATGAACTGGAAACTCATATGGCTGAACCAGACGTATATGGAAACCCAGATAAGCTTTTAGAGGCTAACACCAAATATGAGTCTAAAAAATCAATTCTTGATGGACTTAATGAACAGTGGGAAGAAAAAGCAATGGAAATTGATATGCTAGAGGAATAG
- a CDS encoding cytochrome-c peroxidase — MTYLLKLTKEACLIAGLFSLFISCNTQPSENSNDLKDFEAVEQTYVLQLDSTIHFLKALKNSENETAIKENFLIAKKYFKKAEPILGFIEMENYKTLNGPNLLKVEEEDLTDIKKITPKSFQVLEENIFTDSNIDKEHIHQVVDFLANRLTLIKNNTDLSTYKDYHFLWLLRNSIIRTATLGITGFDSPALSQSMDEAQIVYNSLNNYLAFFKDHFHDKSLFEEWKKEISNTVAMLSDGDFNTFDRFQFIKQHTEYQLHLWNKTCKDWNTNFPFSLAINNDAPGLFSDKTFSIAYFADHAVPEEKDSISALGKMLFYDTNLSDNNSLSCASCHKASLAFTDGEKTGLGIHRKPVKRNTPTLYYAGLQKAFFYDNRTGNIEGQISDVVNNKDEFHSDLAALEKKVKSDPQYKEQFSSIYKNGITQNNIRHAIATYIRSLAPFNSKFDRNMRGEEASLTKEEMLGFNLFMGKAACATCHFPPLFNGTVPPDFRESEMEALGTPKTASNKTLDTDLGRYEIFKTEERKHFFKTPTIRNIAYTAPYMHNGVYDSLEQVMDFYNVGGGIGMGFKLEHQTLPEDSLHLSDQEQQAIIAFMKTLSDPMPQSNY; from the coding sequence ATGACATATCTATTGAAACTCACCAAAGAGGCTTGCTTAATAGCAGGCCTCTTTTCTCTCTTTATAAGCTGTAACACTCAACCAAGTGAAAACAGCAACGATTTAAAAGATTTTGAAGCAGTAGAACAGACATACGTTCTTCAACTGGATTCTACCATACACTTTTTAAAGGCTTTAAAAAATTCAGAAAATGAAACAGCTATTAAAGAAAACTTCCTTATAGCCAAGAAGTACTTCAAGAAAGCAGAACCGATTCTTGGCTTCATTGAAATGGAAAACTATAAAACTTTAAATGGCCCTAACCTATTAAAAGTAGAAGAAGAAGACCTTACTGATATTAAGAAAATAACACCGAAAAGCTTTCAGGTTCTGGAAGAAAATATATTTACTGACAGTAATATAGACAAAGAGCATATTCATCAAGTGGTTGATTTTCTTGCTAATCGACTCACACTTATTAAAAATAATACCGATCTATCTACCTACAAAGACTATCATTTCTTGTGGCTTTTAAGAAACTCAATCATTCGGACAGCTACACTAGGCATTACAGGATTTGATTCTCCTGCATTATCCCAATCAATGGATGAAGCACAAATAGTCTACAACAGCCTAAATAATTATCTGGCCTTTTTTAAAGACCATTTCCATGACAAGAGCCTTTTTGAAGAGTGGAAAAAAGAAATCAGCAACACTGTAGCCATGCTTTCCGATGGTGATTTTAACACTTTTGATAGGTTTCAATTTATAAAGCAACATACTGAATACCAACTTCACCTTTGGAACAAAACCTGCAAAGACTGGAATACCAATTTCCCTTTTTCCTTGGCTATCAATAACGACGCGCCGGGCCTTTTCAGCGACAAGACCTTCAGTATAGCTTACTTTGCTGATCACGCGGTGCCTGAAGAAAAAGATTCTATCAGTGCATTGGGAAAAATGCTTTTTTACGACACAAACCTCTCCGACAACAATTCTCTTAGCTGTGCCAGCTGCCACAAAGCATCACTCGCTTTTACTGATGGTGAAAAAACAGGGTTAGGCATCCACAGAAAGCCCGTCAAAAGAAATACGCCCACACTCTACTATGCGGGTTTACAAAAGGCCTTTTTTTATGATAATCGCACAGGTAACATCGAAGGTCAAATTTCTGATGTGGTCAATAATAAAGATGAATTCCACTCTGACTTGGCTGCCTTAGAGAAAAAAGTAAAATCAGATCCTCAATATAAAGAGCAATTTTCCTCCATATATAAAAATGGCATTACTCAAAACAACATAAGGCATGCCATAGCCACCTACATCCGCAGCCTGGCTCCTTTCAACTCTAAGTTTGATAGAAACATGCGCGGAGAAGAAGCCTCCTTAACCAAGGAAGAAATGCTGGGCTTCAATCTTTTCATGGGCAAAGCCGCGTGCGCTACCTGCCACTTCCCTCCTCTCTTTAACGGCACAGTACCACCAGACTTCCGAGAATCTGAAATGGAAGCCTTAGGAACGCCCAAAACAGCTTCTAATAAAACATTAGACACAGACCTGGGTAGATATGAAATATTCAAAACAGAGGAGCGTAAACACTTTTTTAAAACGCCTACCATCAGAAACATTGCCTACACAGCGCCTTACATGCATAATGGTGTGTATGATAGCCTGGAACAAGTAATGGATTTTTATAATGTCGGGGGTGGAATTGGCATGGGTTTTAAACTCGAGCATCAGACGCTTCCAGAAGATTCCCTTCATCTATCTGATCAGGAGCAACAAGCGATTATCGCCTTTATGAAAACACTTTCTGACCCGATGCCTCAATCTAATTATTAA
- a CDS encoding M61 family metallopeptidase: MKKLLLLALSLTLLIFYSHAGTKPQIHFTVSMADPASHTFHVEMICSHVKEDQLELKMPVWTPGYYQILDFPGNVKNFNASADGNTIDFTKKDKNTWLLATGKAKEIVISYDVVATKEFVAEPYLGSSRGYILPGGVFLYPENRIESAISIKINHPDYWPDIATGLSQGDNKDVFIADNYDVLYDSPILVGKLHSLPDFKLDGIPHYFSGYNMGDFDEQGLMDDLKKIIKTSTDLIGDIPYEQYTFIGIGPGRGGIEHLNSTSVSFSGNSLSDPNARLQTLFFLAHEYFHNFNVKRIRPIELGPFDYSDVNRTKMLWVSEGLSVYYEYMVVKRAELCSKEQLFKAFEGNINAYENDPGKTYQSIAEASYETWRDGPFGQTAEEEDRGISYYQKGPILGLLLDFKIRHETNNRNSLDDVMRDLYNTYYKGKKRGFTEEELRKTCEKYAETNLDEFFSYIYTTQPLDYDKYLGYAGLELTSKKKDNGAVEYTIEELTEKTDLQERIFKNWVSEQ, translated from the coding sequence ATGAAAAAACTCTTATTATTAGCCTTATCTCTCACATTACTTATCTTCTATAGCCATGCAGGAACTAAGCCTCAGATACATTTCACCGTATCTATGGCTGATCCCGCTTCGCACACTTTTCATGTAGAAATGATTTGCTCACATGTAAAAGAAGATCAGCTGGAGCTTAAAATGCCGGTTTGGACACCCGGCTATTACCAAATTTTGGATTTCCCTGGTAATGTAAAAAATTTCAACGCTTCCGCTGACGGTAATACTATTGATTTTACAAAAAAGGATAAAAACACATGGCTCCTGGCTACAGGTAAAGCCAAAGAAATAGTAATAAGCTACGATGTGGTGGCCACCAAAGAATTTGTAGCCGAACCATATCTGGGTAGCAGCAGAGGCTATATTTTACCCGGCGGAGTTTTCCTTTATCCTGAAAACAGAATAGAATCAGCTATTAGCATTAAGATCAATCACCCGGACTATTGGCCTGATATAGCTACAGGACTAAGTCAGGGAGACAATAAAGATGTATTCATAGCTGATAATTATGATGTGCTTTATGACAGCCCTATACTGGTAGGTAAATTACACAGCCTGCCTGACTTTAAATTAGACGGTATTCCTCACTATTTCTCGGGGTATAACATGGGAGACTTTGATGAGCAAGGTCTAATGGATGATTTAAAGAAGATCATCAAGACAAGTACAGATCTTATAGGTGATATTCCTTACGAGCAATACACTTTTATAGGCATTGGCCCGGGCAGAGGCGGCATTGAGCACCTTAACTCTACATCAGTGAGCTTTTCTGGCAACAGCCTTTCTGATCCTAATGCAAGGCTTCAGACGCTCTTCTTCCTGGCTCATGAGTATTTTCATAATTTCAATGTGAAACGTATCAGACCCATAGAGCTAGGACCATTTGACTATAGCGATGTTAACAGAACCAAAATGCTGTGGGTCTCTGAAGGCCTTTCTGTTTATTATGAATATATGGTGGTAAAAAGAGCGGAATTATGCTCTAAAGAGCAACTCTTTAAAGCTTTTGAAGGAAACATCAATGCCTATGAAAATGATCCGGGAAAAACTTATCAGTCCATAGCTGAGGCCAGTTATGAAACCTGGCGAGATGGCCCCTTCGGGCAAACGGCAGAAGAGGAAGATCGCGGTATTTCATATTATCAAAAAGGGCCGATTTTAGGTTTACTACTAGATTTCAAAATCAGACATGAAACCAATAACAGAAACTCCCTTGATGACGTGATGAGAGACTTGTATAACACATATTACAAAGGGAAAAAGAGAGGCTTTACTGAAGAAGAACTTAGAAAAACCTGCGAAAAGTATGCTGAGACTAATCTGGATGAGTTTTTCAGCTACATCTACACTACTCAACCGCTAGACTATGATAAATACTTAGGCTATGCCGGCTTAGAGCTTACTTCTAAAAAGAAAGATAATGGTGCTGTAGAATACACTATTGAAGAATTGACTGAGAAAACAGATTTACAGGAAAGAATCTTCAAAAATTGGGTTTCAGAGCAATAA
- a CDS encoding sigma-54-dependent transcriptional regulator, giving the protein MPKILIIDDEQSIRNTLKEILEYENYDVDEAKNGEEGLKKLSKDKFDAALCDIKMPKMDGIEVLEKAAEQGIETPFIMISAHGTIETAVEATKKGAYDFIQKPPDLNRLLVTLRNALDKSTLVNETKVLKKKISKTFDIVGESDAISQVKETIEKVAPTEARVLVTGENGTGKELVAKWLHEKSGRSKGPLVEVNCAAIPSELIESELFGHEKGAFTSAVKQRIGKFEQANGGTLFLDEIGDMSLSAQAKVLRALQENKITRVGGDKEIKVNVRIVAATNKDLKAEITENKFREDLYHRLSVILIKVPALRDRKDDIPLLVDKFLNDIAAEYGSKPKEISAEAITLLQSHAWTGNIRELRNVVERLIIMSAAVITEEDVVKYADINRN; this is encoded by the coding sequence ATGCCTAAAATATTAATCATTGATGATGAGCAAAGCATCAGAAATACACTAAAGGAAATTTTAGAGTATGAAAACTATGATGTAGATGAAGCCAAAAACGGTGAAGAAGGATTAAAAAAACTGAGCAAAGATAAATTTGATGCTGCCTTATGCGATATCAAAATGCCTAAAATGGACGGCATAGAGGTATTAGAAAAAGCAGCTGAGCAAGGAATAGAAACTCCTTTTATTATGATCAGCGCGCACGGCACCATTGAAACGGCCGTAGAAGCTACTAAAAAAGGTGCCTATGACTTTATCCAAAAGCCGCCAGATCTTAATCGCCTTTTAGTTACTCTAAGAAATGCGCTCGATAAATCTACTTTGGTAAACGAAACCAAGGTACTCAAAAAGAAAATATCTAAAACCTTTGATATAGTAGGTGAATCAGATGCCATATCACAGGTAAAAGAAACCATAGAAAAAGTAGCTCCTACAGAAGCTCGTGTACTGGTAACTGGTGAAAACGGAACAGGTAAAGAACTTGTTGCCAAATGGTTACATGAGAAAAGCGGTAGATCTAAAGGGCCATTAGTAGAGGTAAACTGCGCGGCCATACCCTCAGAACTTATTGAGAGTGAGCTTTTTGGACATGAGAAGGGCGCTTTTACCTCAGCAGTAAAGCAGCGCATAGGCAAGTTTGAACAAGCTAACGGAGGCACCCTGTTTTTAGATGAAATAGGTGACATGAGTCTTTCGGCTCAGGCCAAAGTACTACGAGCTTTGCAAGAGAACAAAATCACCCGTGTAGGTGGAGATAAAGAAATAAAAGTAAACGTAAGAATAGTAGCGGCCACCAATAAAGACCTCAAAGCTGAGATTACCGAAAATAAATTCAGAGAGGACCTTTATCACCGATTAAGTGTAATTCTTATAAAAGTACCTGCACTTAGAGACCGAAAAGACGATATTCCGCTTTTGGTTGACAAATTCTTAAATGACATAGCCGCAGAATATGGCTCTAAGCCTAAAGAAATCAGCGCTGAGGCTATCACTCTGCTTCAATCTCATGCTTGGACGGGCAACATCCGTGAGCTTAGAAATGTGGTAGAAAGATTAATCATCATGTCAGCAGCCGTCATTACAGAAGAAGATGTAGTCAAATACGCAGATATTAATCGTAATTAA
- a CDS encoding PQQ-dependent sugar dehydrogenase, producing the protein MKKSFLILLVFAVAIGCSSSSETKDEDTDNVDSSAVATEKEAPKEGLDRINLPAGFKIEVFAEVENARSLALSPSGVVYVGNRAENKVYALKDEDGDGKAEKKYVLADSLNSPNGVAFKDGDLYIAEISRILKLSDIETQLENPPAYEVINDNYPTEGHHGWKYIAFGPDGKLYVPVGAPCNICESEDEIFATITRMNPDGTGREIVAKGIRNTVGFDWKPDTKELWFTDNGRDMMGDNFPPGELNRITEKGQHFGYPYCHGGEIADPEFGGKFPCSDFVPPVWKFEAHTANLGFTFYTGDMFPEEYKGDIIVAQHGSWNRSKKIGYRLMHVSIEGNRATEAKVFADGWLNDKTQSNWGRPVDVIQLKDGSILVSDDFGNNVYRIYYEG; encoded by the coding sequence ATGAAAAAGTCGTTTTTAATTTTGTTGGTATTTGCAGTGGCTATTGGTTGTAGTAGCTCTTCTGAAACTAAAGATGAGGATACTGACAATGTTGATAGTAGCGCGGTTGCTACTGAAAAGGAAGCCCCTAAAGAAGGGTTGGATAGAATTAATCTACCTGCTGGTTTTAAAATAGAAGTATTTGCCGAGGTGGAAAACGCACGATCATTGGCTTTAAGCCCTTCAGGAGTAGTATATGTGGGCAATAGGGCTGAAAATAAAGTATATGCGCTAAAGGATGAAGATGGTGATGGTAAAGCAGAGAAAAAATATGTGTTGGCCGATAGCTTGAATAGTCCTAACGGTGTGGCCTTTAAAGATGGTGATTTATACATAGCCGAAATAAGCAGAATATTGAAGCTTTCTGATATAGAAACACAGCTTGAAAATCCTCCTGCCTATGAAGTAATTAATGATAATTATCCTACTGAAGGGCATCATGGCTGGAAATACATCGCTTTTGGGCCTGATGGTAAATTATATGTGCCAGTAGGTGCGCCTTGTAATATTTGTGAAAGTGAAGATGAGATTTTTGCTACTATTACCAGAATGAACCCTGATGGTACTGGCAGAGAAATAGTGGCGAAAGGGATAAGAAATACAGTAGGGTTTGATTGGAAGCCTGATACTAAAGAGCTGTGGTTTACAGATAATGGAAGGGATATGATGGGAGATAATTTTCCTCCGGGAGAGTTAAATAGAATTACTGAAAAAGGGCAACACTTTGGCTACCCTTATTGCCATGGCGGTGAAATAGCTGATCCTGAGTTTGGAGGGAAGTTTCCTTGTTCTGACTTTGTACCTCCAGTCTGGAAGTTTGAAGCGCATACAGCCAATTTAGGGTTTACTTTTTATACCGGAGATATGTTTCCTGAAGAATATAAAGGCGATATTATAGTGGCTCAGCATGGTTCCTGGAATCGCTCTAAAAAGATAGGATATAGATTGATGCACGTTTCTATTGAAGGAAATCGAGCTACCGAAGCCAAGGTTTTTGCTGATGGCTGGCTAAATGATAAAACACAATCTAACTGGGGCAGACCCGTAGATGTAATTCAACTGAAAGATGGTTCTATTTTAGTGTCTGATGACTTTGGTAATAATGTTTATCGAATTTACTACGAAGGATAA